In a genomic window of Gloeocapsopsis dulcis:
- the gmd gene encoding GDP-mannose 4,6-dehydratase: MTQRKRALITGITGQDGSYLSEFLLEQGYEVHGIIRRTSTFNTDRIDHIYEDPHKEGVKLLLHYGDLTDGTTLRRILEETQPTEIYNLGAQSHVRVSFDSPEYTVDSVAMGTLRLLEAIRDYQQRTGIEVRFYQAGSSEMFGLVQEVPQKETTPFYPRSPYACAKVYAHWQTLNYRESYDLFACNGILFNHESPRRGETFVTRKITRAVARIVAGKQKNIYMGNLDAKRDWGYAKDYVRAMWLMLQQPEAEDYVIATGETHSVKEFLELAFSYVNLNWQDYVEFDERYLRPAEVELLIGDPTKAKQKLGWQPSVTFEQLVALMVEADLKALGQESPNGNGAQVNDLATIRQELGSLHF, from the coding sequence ATGACGCAACGCAAACGAGCGCTAATCACAGGAATTACTGGTCAAGACGGCTCCTATTTAAGTGAGTTTTTACTAGAGCAAGGCTATGAAGTTCATGGCATCATTCGGCGGACATCAACATTCAACACAGATCGGATTGACCATATCTACGAAGACCCTCATAAAGAAGGGGTGAAATTATTGTTACACTATGGCGATCTCACCGATGGAACAACTCTGCGTCGAATTTTAGAAGAAACCCAGCCAACAGAAATTTATAACCTTGGTGCACAATCACACGTACGTGTTAGCTTTGACTCACCAGAATATACTGTAGATTCGGTAGCAATGGGAACATTACGGCTACTTGAAGCAATTCGCGACTATCAACAACGTACTGGTATTGAAGTTCGTTTCTACCAAGCGGGTTCGTCAGAAATGTTTGGCTTGGTGCAAGAAGTTCCCCAGAAAGAAACTACACCATTTTATCCACGCAGCCCGTATGCTTGTGCCAAGGTCTACGCGCACTGGCAAACACTCAACTATCGCGAATCTTATGACTTGTTTGCGTGTAATGGTATCTTGTTTAATCACGAATCACCACGGCGTGGAGAAACCTTTGTAACACGCAAAATCACTCGGGCAGTGGCGCGGATTGTTGCAGGAAAACAAAAGAATATCTACATGGGTAATCTGGATGCCAAACGTGACTGGGGTTACGCAAAGGACTATGTGCGTGCTATGTGGCTAATGCTACAACAACCCGAAGCTGAGGACTATGTCATTGCAACTGGAGAAACGCACTCGGTAAAAGAATTTCTTGAATTGGCATTTAGTTATGTCAATCTTAACTGGCAAGATTATGTCGAATTTGACGAGCGTTATTTACGCCCAGCAGAAGTTGAGTTATTGATTGGCGATCCTACAAAAGCTAAGCAAAAACTTGGTTGGCAACCGTCAGTTACATTTGAGCAGTTGGTTGCACTCATGGTGGAAGCTGATTTAAAAGCCCTGGGTCAAGAGTCACCTAATGGTAACGGTGCGCAAGTAAATGATTTGGCTACAATTCGTCAAGAGCTGGGTAGTTTACACTTTTAG
- a CDS encoding transposase — MVKRADVSTKKLISLAPDNWVKWVTQLPDITAGEILNSEFQWISRESDVLIRVDSQQYGEFLVLNELQLRPSSQMPRWMRAYAALAEEKYHLPTYPVLINILKISDEQIPSRFTSNIAGLQAHQDYRVINLWEVDVNIVFNQPLPSLLPFVPILQGGENKSTIRAALQMLRADKQLNQLETVLAFFATFVLESTLVQEIMRWDMAVLRESPWYQEIEQRGVERGRREEILSNIATILEVKFGTEGLELMLQINQVSDLERLQAILRSIVVASTITEVRDVL, encoded by the coding sequence ATGGTCAAACGCGCCGATGTCAGTACCAAAAAGTTAATTAGTCTCGCACCCGACAACTGGGTAAAATGGGTCACACAACTCCCCGACATCACAGCCGGAGAAATTCTCAATTCTGAATTTCAGTGGATTAGCCGCGAAAGTGATGTGTTAATCCGTGTTGACAGCCAACAATATGGTGAATTTCTAGTTCTCAACGAATTACAACTGCGTCCTTCATCGCAAATGCCGCGTTGGATGCGTGCTTATGCCGCCTTAGCAGAAGAGAAATATCACTTACCAACTTACCCAGTATTAATCAACATTCTTAAGATAAGTGATGAGCAAATACCAAGTCGATTTACTTCAAACATAGCTGGGTTGCAAGCACATCAAGATTATCGCGTAATTAATTTGTGGGAGGTTGATGTCAATATTGTCTTTAACCAACCGTTACCCTCGTTATTACCCTTTGTGCCGATTCTCCAAGGAGGGGAGAACAAGTCTACAATTAGAGCAGCATTGCAGATGTTACGTGCGGACAAACAGTTAAATCAATTAGAGACAGTACTGGCATTTTTTGCGACATTTGTGCTAGAGAGTACGTTAGTCCAAGAGATTATGAGGTGGGATATGGCTGTATTACGCGAGTCACCTTGGTATCAGGAAATTGAGCAGCGTGGCGTAGAACGCGGACGAAGAGAGGAAATTTTATCTAACATTGCAACTATTTTAGAGGTGAAATTTGGCACTGAGGGCTTAGAATTAATGCTCCAAATTAACCAAGTTTCTGATTTAGAACGCTTGCAAGCAATTTTACGCAGCATAGTTGTAGCAAGTACAATTACAGAAGTGCGTGATGTTTTGTAG
- a CDS encoding TonB-dependent siderophore receptor, producing MKPKHLSLVLLLTSSVWLWSAISATAQEVPKSESQSKSITSALRKSRLIREIPQISERERPSTSARMLVQSPAPTNPPSVPFDQGQGSVIEVTGVQANPTEKGVEVILQTTQGEQLQITNRSAGNNFIADIPNAQLRLPNGDAFTFSSQNPVEGITEISVTNLDANTIRVTVAGETELPIVELFDSDEGLIFGLTPVATAMQPEPEQPTSETPQETSTAQQNDLIEILVTGQQDTGYRVPDATTGTRTDTPLRDIPQSIQVIPQQVIEDRQPTNLIDALRSVPGISQADQASTSIYENPIIRGFSASGSGDVLRNGVRTPYGAISNFEPATVERIEVLRGPASVLFGQGSLGGIINVITKRPLSEPYYSVEASAGSFDFYRGAIDLSGPLTNDQTLLYRLNLAAKTGGFFVDNFERRQFTVAPVISWQVGDRTNLNLSAEYINIAGSYGQFGLPARGTFLPNPNGNIPLSRNLSEPFDQDDVDSVRIGYDLEHEFSDNWQLRSIFEVAWLEQDRVIVFPRGLEEDNRTLGRNLVRNLLDVRNITLDNYVVGQFATGNIQHQLLAGFNYTRNDQESMEPPGRTRLNLAPIDIFNPIYGQPLGEPFGDPFQGESSSNAYGFYIQDQISLTNNLKVLLGGRFDIANQRVVNTFPTDSFAQQEVFSPRVGFVYQPIPAISLYASYGRSFIPAGGAGSVFGGDILPLPERGTLYEVGVKADLNERISTTLALYDQTRSNISATDPNDPLRIIQIGEQNSQGVEFNIAGEILPGWSIVAGYAYTDARISEDNDLPVGNRINGVPENSFNIWTTYRFTESSLNGLGFGLGLFYQGERQGDLANTFQLPSYLRTDAAIFYERDQFRAALNFRNLFNIEYYESAFNINRVFPGAPFEVQGTVSWEF from the coding sequence ATGAAACCAAAGCATTTATCGCTAGTTTTATTACTAACAAGTTCTGTTTGGCTGTGGAGTGCCATAAGCGCAACGGCTCAAGAAGTACCAAAGTCAGAGTCTCAGAGTAAATCTATTACATCTGCATTACGGAAATCTCGGTTAATTAGAGAGATTCCCCAAATTAGTGAAAGAGAGCGTCCTAGTACTAGCGCCAGAATGTTAGTGCAGTCGCCAGCACCAACTAACCCCCCTTCCGTCCCTTTTGACCAAGGACAGGGGAGTGTAATCGAAGTAACAGGAGTGCAAGCTAATCCCACTGAGAAAGGGGTGGAGGTGATATTACAGACAACTCAAGGCGAACAACTGCAAATCACTAATCGCAGTGCGGGGAATAATTTTATCGCTGATATCCCCAATGCTCAATTGCGTTTACCCAATGGCGATGCTTTCACATTCAGTTCCCAAAATCCAGTTGAGGGAATTACTGAGATATCTGTTACAAACCTGGATGCCAATACTATTCGAGTGACAGTAGCGGGTGAGACGGAATTGCCGATAGTTGAGTTATTTGACAGTGATGAAGGATTGATTTTTGGTTTGACACCTGTTGCAACGGCAATGCAGCCCGAACCAGAACAGCCAACGAGTGAAACACCGCAGGAGACATCAACAGCACAGCAGAATGATCTAATTGAAATTTTAGTGACAGGACAACAAGATACAGGGTATCGCGTACCTGATGCAACGACTGGAACACGAACAGATACCCCACTTCGTGACATTCCCCAATCAATTCAAGTCATACCGCAGCAGGTAATTGAAGATCGACAACCAACAAACTTGATAGACGCACTCAGAAGTGTCCCTGGCATCTCCCAAGCAGATCAGGCATCTACATCAATTTACGAAAATCCAATCATTAGAGGGTTTAGTGCTTCGGGCAGTGGTGATGTTTTGAGGAATGGAGTTCGCACTCCATATGGCGCAATCTCTAACTTCGAGCCTGCAACAGTGGAACGCATTGAGGTTTTGCGAGGACCTGCTTCCGTTTTATTTGGTCAGGGTTCACTGGGCGGTATTATTAATGTGATTACAAAGCGACCCCTCAGTGAGCCTTACTACTCTGTAGAAGCCTCAGCAGGTAGCTTTGATTTTTATCGTGGCGCGATTGACTTATCTGGTCCATTAACCAACGATCAAACGCTGTTATACCGTTTGAACTTGGCAGCGAAAACCGGAGGATTTTTTGTTGACAACTTTGAGCGACGGCAGTTTACCGTTGCACCCGTAATTTCTTGGCAAGTTGGTGATCGCACAAACCTAAATCTCTCAGCAGAGTACATCAATATTGCTGGTTCTTACGGGCAGTTTGGACTTCCAGCCAGAGGAACTTTCTTGCCCAACCCTAACGGCAATATTCCATTAAGTCGCAACTTAAGCGAACCTTTTGATCAAGATGATGTCGATTCAGTCCGAATCGGGTATGACCTGGAACATGAATTTAGTGACAACTGGCAACTACGCAGTATTTTTGAAGTGGCTTGGTTGGAGCAAGATAGAGTAATTGTGTTTCCTCGTGGATTAGAAGAAGACAATCGGACTCTGGGACGAAATCTTGTTAGAAATCTATTAGATGTCAGAAATATTACCCTCGACAATTACGTCGTTGGTCAATTTGCTACAGGCAATATTCAACATCAGTTACTTGCTGGATTCAATTACACTCGAAATGACCAAGAGAGTATGGAACCTCCTGGTAGAACACGTTTGAACTTAGCTCCCATAGATATTTTTAATCCTATCTATGGTCAGCCGTTAGGAGAGCCGTTTGGCGATCCTTTTCAAGGAGAATCCAGTTCAAATGCTTATGGTTTCTACATCCAAGATCAAATTTCCCTGACAAATAATCTCAAAGTGCTTCTAGGAGGGCGATTTGACATTGCTAATCAGCGCGTTGTCAATACCTTCCCAACAGATAGTTTTGCCCAACAAGAGGTTTTTAGCCCCAGAGTTGGATTCGTCTATCAACCCATTCCGGCTATTTCTCTTTACGCCAGCTATGGAAGATCTTTTATACCAGCTGGTGGTGCTGGTAGTGTGTTTGGAGGTGATATACTCCCTTTGCCTGAGCGCGGCACATTATACGAAGTTGGAGTCAAAGCAGATTTAAACGAGAGAATTTCTACAACGTTGGCACTGTACGATCAAACTCGTAGCAATATTTCAGCTACAGATCCAAACGATCCGCTACGAATTATTCAAATTGGAGAGCAGAACAGCCAAGGCGTTGAGTTCAACATTGCGGGTGAGATTTTACCAGGCTGGAGCATCGTTGCAGGCTATGCTTACACTGATGCTCGTATTAGCGAGGACAATGATTTGCCAGTAGGGAATCGCATTAATGGAGTCCCTGAAAACAGCTTTAATATATGGACGACTTACAGATTTACTGAAAGTAGTTTAAATGGATTGGGGTTTGGCTTGGGGCTATTTTACCAAGGTGAACGGCAAGGTGACTTGGCAAACACATTTCAACTCCCTAGTTACCTCCGCACAGATGCGGCTATCTTCTATGAACGCGATCAATTTCGGGCTGCACTCAATTTTAGGAACCTTTTCAATATTGAGTACTATGAATCTGCTTTTAATATTAATCGTGTTTTCCCTGGTGCTCCATTTGAGGTACAAGGAACTGTTTCTTGGGAGTTTTGA
- a CDS encoding ABC transporter substrate-binding protein, protein MSKRIGIAIVLFLFVGLTIILVRTGDDRFTDTSTNVSRLSSATDCRMIQHAMGETCVPKNPERIATIAPVTLGNALTLGVKPIATGVIDVQNPFPEYLKDKIEGIEVLGSQFEPNLERILVLKPDLILAWENVQAIYPLLSQISPTVIVPWNGQAAWQEQFEFVAKALGKEEEAQQAWKHYYQRIDELKVALGSRYQDKEISIIGPSIPWGYFILAKNSFVGSILNDLGLQRPKLQDVNTSTGYITLRSEENLEMMDGDILFVATHENEQREAFEKVLQKPLGKRLKAVQQGHVYFVDSPLTWNGSNLLAADAVIDDLYEYLVNAP, encoded by the coding sequence ATGAGCAAGAGAATTGGTATTGCTATTGTATTGTTCCTATTTGTTGGTCTAACTATTATTCTGGTTAGAACTGGCGATGACCGATTTACAGATACTTCAACCAATGTCAGCAGATTATCCTCTGCTACTGACTGTCGAATGATACAACATGCAATGGGCGAAACTTGTGTCCCAAAAAATCCTGAGCGTATTGCGACTATTGCTCCTGTCACATTAGGAAATGCATTGACTCTAGGTGTGAAACCGATCGCCACCGGTGTAATAGATGTACAGAATCCATTTCCTGAATACTTAAAAGATAAAATTGAGGGAATAGAAGTATTAGGTTCTCAATTTGAACCTAACTTAGAAAGAATATTGGTGCTTAAACCAGATTTAATTCTGGCTTGGGAAAATGTTCAAGCGATTTATCCACTTCTATCGCAAATTAGTCCTACCGTAATTGTCCCTTGGAATGGTCAAGCTGCTTGGCAAGAACAGTTTGAATTTGTCGCCAAAGCATTAGGAAAGGAAGAAGAAGCGCAGCAAGCCTGGAAGCACTATTATCAGCGAATAGATGAACTGAAAGTAGCTCTAGGCAGTCGATATCAAGACAAAGAAATATCCATTATTGGTCCCTCTATTCCTTGGGGATATTTTATTCTAGCGAAAAATTCTTTTGTTGGTTCTATTCTCAACGATCTGGGATTGCAGCGTCCAAAGTTGCAAGATGTCAATACCTCAACCGGCTACATCACCTTGAGATCTGAGGAGAACTTGGAGATGATGGACGGTGATATTCTGTTTGTTGCGACTCATGAAAATGAGCAAAGAGAAGCTTTTGAGAAAGTTCTACAAAAGCCTTTAGGGAAAAGGCTTAAAGCAGTTCAGCAGGGACATGTATATTTTGTAGATTCCCCTTTGACTTGGAATGGCTCAAACTTGCTGGCGGCTGATGCAGTGATTGATGATTTGTATGAATATTTAGTTAACGCACCTTAA
- a CDS encoding Rpn family recombination-promoting nuclease/putative transposase has translation MRRDSIFYKLFQQSPTLLFELLANPPANAEAYRFDSVAVKEPKFEIDGVFLPPEQESPGVVYFCEVQFQKDEKLYERVFAESHLYFYRNRDRFSDWQAVIIYPSRSIEQSDIHPNRTLLNGEQVHRIYLDELGDIRSVPLWVAAMVLTTVKEEEAPQEARYLLSRTRTELSPSGSRAIIEIVITIMAYRFEQLSRAEVEAMLDMTLKETRVYREIKEEGRQEGREEGRQEGREEGRQEEAVNFVTRQLTKTFGELSQEVRSLISGLPLPMLEELGEALLDFTSVADLQAWLDERLL, from the coding sequence ATGCGGCGCGATTCAATATTTTACAAACTCTTTCAACAATCTCCGACTTTACTATTTGAACTCTTGGCAAATCCGCCAGCAAATGCCGAAGCATATCGGTTTGACTCAGTCGCCGTCAAAGAACCTAAGTTTGAAATCGATGGGGTGTTTCTACCACCAGAACAGGAAAGTCCAGGTGTGGTGTATTTCTGTGAAGTCCAATTCCAAAAAGACGAAAAGCTGTATGAAAGGGTGTTTGCCGAATCACATCTATATTTCTACCGGAATCGTGACAGATTTAGTGATTGGCAAGCAGTGATTATTTATCCGTCACGTAGTATTGAACAAAGTGATATTCATCCTAATAGAACGTTACTTAACGGCGAGCAAGTGCATCGAATATATTTGGATGAGTTGGGAGATATTCGCTCTGTGCCGTTGTGGGTAGCGGCGATGGTGTTAACTACTGTCAAGGAGGAAGAAGCACCCCAAGAAGCGCGATACTTGTTGAGTCGGACTCGTACCGAATTATCGCCATCGGGCAGTCGTGCGATAATTGAAATAGTCATTACCATCATGGCGTATCGGTTTGAGCAGTTGAGTCGAGCGGAGGTAGAGGCAATGTTAGACATGACGCTGAAAGAAACTAGGGTTTACCGAGAAATTAAGGAGGAAGGACGACAAGAAGGACGAGAAGAGGGACGGCAAGAAGGACGAGAAGAAGGACGGCAGGAGGAAGCTGTTAATTTTGTTACTCGACAGTTGACTAAGACGTTTGGAGAACTTTCCCAGGAAGTGCGTTCTTTAATTTCAGGTTTGCCATTACCAATGTTGGAAGAGTTGGGTGAAGCTTTGCTGGATTTTACGAGTGTGGCTGATTTACAGGCTTGGTTAGATGAAAGATTGCTCTGA